From the genome of Lampris incognitus isolate fLamInc1 chromosome 17, fLamInc1.hap2, whole genome shotgun sequence:
GTACTGGTCTGATGATTGTTGGTAATAGGTGAGAGGAAATTGTCTCTGGCGGTATACTAATGATCTTCTGCTTTTTGAATATTAGATATGTTGAAGACCATTAAAGAAAGCATTCTGCTGCAAATGGCTGCATCTTAGAGATTTTATGCTCCTGCTTATTGAGCTTTAAATTCCCCTCCAAACCCAAGCAGGTACTTTGATGTTGTTTATGGGTTTATAATAATACTAGCAATTCTAAAGATCCTAAATTTCCCTTGAAATCTGTCACATCTGCACTCGATGTCTTCATATAATATTGAAAATCACTGCGGATGTTAGCAGTTTCCATCctgttcctcttttttttttcgagGGAAAGGAAGTGTCACAAACGGAGCGTATCTATCTAGAGTCAGAAAGAGGAACCATGCTGCTGTATCATGAATCAAAGTTCACATTCTGACAGTGTGCACACTCTAAAAGGGGAATGTCTCGACAGCCCGTGTCAGTCACAGATGAGGCGAGGCTTTAATTAAATGTGACCCACAATTCCTCATCAGCCAGACAGCCGGTGCAGCTGCACAGATCGATGCCATGGATTTGAATGATACCGGCTCACTGTCTTTTATCTGACAGTTATACGCGAGCCCCACTTCCTTTTCTCATCCCTTTTCTTCTGACATTTCTTCACCGCCTCCTCTACCCgctgtgtctccccccccctccctctttcttccCCACCACTCCCATCCACTTGGACCTTTCAATTTCTCACACTTGCAtctgctaacccccccccccacgcccccaATCCCTGGCAATCGATACTGCATACACCCTAATCCCTCTCACACACAACAACTAGGAATGCTGAAAAGCGATGGATCCCAAGATGAAGGTGGTGGAGGGGACACAATCAGCCATTCGTCGACCCTGTTGCGGCGTCTGGAGACCCTTCTGGTTCAGGGCAACAGCAGCGACGTGGTCCTGAGGGTGGAGACGCCCAGCCTGGACGAGGTGAAGGTGATCCAGGCCCACTCGCTTGTCCTCTCCCTGCAGAGCCCTGTCTTTGAGGAGCTGCTGCCCAGCCGCAACGGTAGCACGCTGCTCCTCAGAGAGAGCCCTGACTCTGCCGCCGTCTTTGACAAGTTCATCAGGTGAGAGGGTCAACGCTGATGAAGACGCCAATCCTCTCTGGAGATACTCAGAGGGGCGCCTTTCTGAGGATTAATTTCAAACCTCGGCTTCCTGAGGGTTCATTAAGTTAGCCTGCCCTCTGCTGGAATGAAAGGGCGACTGCAGCCTACATGTGAAGGGTCTCCAATAGACAACGGAgaaaataaccaatcaatcaactgCTGGTGTGCTCTCTGGTGGTGTGTAGTGTCGCATCAGAGAAAACAGATACCTCGCGTAGGGAGATAATAAACTACAAAACCCTTTTAACTGCTAATTAGGGAACATATCGATCAACATCTGCGACACTAGTGTTGACCTTGCCAGCAAATATGGTTCTTGACTCTCGTATGTAGTACAGGATGCTGCTGCTATactgtaagtagtagtagtagctgagtTTCCGTTTGGAATTACCCAATAAAATGCCAGCATTCCCTCAGAGACAGAGTCGTTATCGGTGTCGTACTACTTAGTTTGATTCAAATGTACGTATCTGGGATAGATGTATAACAACATAATTGGTGTAATACCGCTTGAGTTGTCCGTTCAGTAGTCATAGCCTGATGATACTTTATCATTTTATAGGAGAGAAGGTAGAAtgcatctatctctctctctctctctctctctctctctctctctctctctctctctctctctctctctctctctctctctctctctctctctctctctctctctctctctctattatatATCAACATATCAATATTTGCACAGTAGCTACATTCCACAGACACCACTGTAACAACCAGCTGACCTTCACAAATTACAGCTGGTTTTGCTCAACTCTTTTGTTGTCATCCTTCCTACATTTAAGTCCTCATAACCCGCCCTCTCTTCGCAGGTATCTGTATTGTGGGGAAATTTCCCTCCGTCTGGAACAGGCCACCCCTTTGCATAAGCTGGCTACCAAGTACCATGTGCTGGAGCTTCAGCAGGGGATCACTCAGTTCATGACCCAGAATCTGGCCCGGGACTCACCCTCGGGTCATGTGGTGGGCTGGTACGAGTACGCCCTGCAGGCCGGAGACATCACCTTGAGGGACAGCTGCCTTCAGTACCTGGCTTGGAATCTGTCCTCTGTGCTGCTGAGCGGCGAGTGGGCGACCATGAGCAGCCAGCTGCTCATGTCCCTACTCCAGCGCTCCGACCTCATCCTCCAGAGCGAGATGGAGCTCTTCGCAGCTCTGGAGGCCTGGATCATCCAGAACGAGCCGGACAGTCTGATTGCCGAGAACGCCCTGAGGGCTGTGCGCTATGCCATGATGCCCCCCCAGGAGCTCTTCCGCCTGCAGACGCAGTCCCCCATCCTGGCCCACTACCAAGAGTCTGTGCGGGATCTGCTCTACATGTCCTACCAGTTCCACTCTGCCTCGCCACTGCACATGGCCAAATACTTTGATGTGAACTGCAGCCTCTTCATACCCAGGAACTACCTGTCTCCGGTCTGGGGGTCCGCCTGGGTCATCAACAACCCTACCCGTGATGACCGTAGCACCAGCTTTCAGACCCAGCTGGGGCCCAGTGGGCACGATGCCACCAAGCGGGTGACCTGGAATGCCCTGTTCTCCCCGCGCTGGCTGCCCCTCAGCATGAGATCCATGTACACCGAAACGGGCGCCATGCAGCCCACACGTGTGGAGGGAGGGCGGCCGCGCATTATCATCACGCCCGCCACCTCCAGCGCTGACTTCGCCGGGGTGAACTTCCAGAAGACGGTTATCGTGATGGCACAGAAGCAGGGCAAAGTGGTGGTGAGACATGTCTACAACTTCCACCAGAGCACGGAAGAGAATGGGGATTTCCTAGCCGAGGCCAACCTGTACCACCGGACATCTGATTATCTTATCGACAACTCCCTCTACCTCCATATTGTGGTCAAGCCCCTGTACCAAACCCTCATAACCGCCAAGAACTAGACCTGCTCCCTCAACTCTGTTCACAGAGTGACATAGCCACCTTTACCTCACCGTCCACAAACTGCCCTCTCGAAGCAACGTCTCACTCATATCGCATTATGGGGACATGGTTTTGAAATCCTCTTGGATTTGTCTGTCTTATCTCACACAACTTCTGTTTTCAAGGAGCCCCTTGAGTATGACTGGTTTTAGGATGTAATACCTGGATATCACGAGTTACACGATACTGTGCTAATGCTTTGTACAATATTCTGAATAAAATAACAAGATCACCGTGTCTCTAAACCTTGAGGTGATGCTCCGACAACACCTCTGTATGCTTTGAAATATATTTATATTGGTGCTATTATACATCATTTGCAGTTACAGGGCCACACTACTCCTGATGAACAAGTTCAGGTGCTCCAGCAGCAGGCTCGCCGTCATAGTTAGTGATTAGTCATCATCTTCAAATGTAGTATACTTACCATGCAACTGTAATAGGCCCGAGTAGTTCTCGTGTTACCCTCCTGTTAGTTTGTTGTGATGAAACGCAATGGCCATATTTAATGTTGTTGGATTTAGCATTGCTGTTTGACAATAAAGATTTTTACTAAAAGAGTTGAGGACGTCTTTATTGTGAGGTTGTCTCCATTTTCAGTCCCGATGATTTTATCAAACCAAtttttcaaaaaaacaaacaaacaaacaaacgatgaCGCTTATTAATTTGTATGGAAAACAAAGACTTGTCAATGCTGTACACACCTCCCGCGTGTCATTACGAAGACCGGGAAATGAAGCGGGCTCGCGGTCTGTGTCGTTAAGGAGGTCTCCGGACTTCAGTTCCCATGATCCCCCGCGCTCCAAGCAGGAAGAACGTTCTCTCGCAGGGGCTCACGCTGATCCAAGTTAGGAGCTTTCGAGCTGCCAGCCTTGGCCCATCATGTAAGTGCTGCGGAGAATTCTTTGCAGTGCAATTGCAAAATTATCACTTCCCCGACGGTTTTGCAAAGTGTGCAATTGTAATATCGCTCTTTACAAGGATACACACGATCCGGACGCAAAAAGGCCCCAAGTGCATGAAGATCGAGGCTTGTATTTTGCATCTTTGTTGCAAAGCAAGCCACTGAAGCTCCACTGCGAGGgcgatggagggagggagtgagaaagAAGGCAAAGTCTTTTGTgcttcccctcccccccatcaaAGCAAAGGGGAAATGTCTCAGCCAAAGGGAGGTAAGAACACGAAAGCGATCTATGCAAAACTACTGATATGCAATCACTGCTGCACAATTTGCAACGTGCATTGCTGCAGGTTGAATACCACCAGTGCATTTTAAAGTTAGATGGCCTAGATGGGTCAGTTGCATTTCCTGTTTTAAGATCTTCCCCTTTGCAGAGTTCCTGGTAAGGCGATGCTTGTGTGTACTCACTCCTATTGACGTTATTTG
Proteins encoded in this window:
- the btbd17a gene encoding BTB/POZ domain-containing protein 17 — translated: MLKSDGSQDEGGGGDTISHSSTLLRRLETLLVQGNSSDVVLRVETPSLDEVKVIQAHSLVLSLQSPVFEELLPSRNGSTLLLRESPDSAAVFDKFIRYLYCGEISLRLEQATPLHKLATKYHVLELQQGITQFMTQNLARDSPSGHVVGWYEYALQAGDITLRDSCLQYLAWNLSSVLLSGEWATMSSQLLMSLLQRSDLILQSEMELFAALEAWIIQNEPDSLIAENALRAVRYAMMPPQELFRLQTQSPILAHYQESVRDLLYMSYQFHSASPLHMAKYFDVNCSLFIPRNYLSPVWGSAWVINNPTRDDRSTSFQTQLGPSGHDATKRVTWNALFSPRWLPLSMRSMYTETGAMQPTRVEGGRPRIIITPATSSADFAGVNFQKTVIVMAQKQGKVVVRHVYNFHQSTEENGDFLAEANLYHRTSDYLIDNSLYLHIVVKPLYQTLITAKN